Within Spinacia oleracea cultivar Varoflay chromosome 4, BTI_SOV_V1, whole genome shotgun sequence, the genomic segment ccaaattataccctacccttccttttcacctagccccattacaagcttattataaagacctcttgatcggcatgtttgttttgtgattgaatgaaaatcgtttcttgctattgtcatcttaccctatgttgcatcatatatttatattctacaaggtatgcggcgacgactagcttgattgagaatagtttgtggctaagcttggttgtttcgattgtggatcacgatgctttgtggttctatttgtatctgAGCTAGATTTCCGTCTCAATaactctgtttgattgtttgctcgagagttAGGTTGGTCTTACCATGGTTTTATGAAAGTCAAGTGCGTCTTGCTTCTCtatctttggtttagtgttgcttggggacaagcaacagtctagcttgggggaatttgatgagtcatatttgtatagggtattttaggcgcatttaggttgcattattaggcatttatatcattttagttgcatttaggatcacatttgcataagttatcgttgtcgtactctattacgccccgtttgtgttttcttaatgtttcaggtgattttacggtcatttggatgctttcggagtgttatgagttgatttggatgatgaacggatggaatgttgactcgaggatcattgcatatctctagggataattttgagtcaataacgaagctaaacgctatttttctaagcatcaaaacggacaagcgttcactcttttgatgatatctcaagttctacatgtcggaatgaagcgatttttattggcctagaaagtagacttcaagagctttccaacgacaggtcacacgtccttataggcattgtagaacaagagttatgacataaacaagatggctcgactatccgattcgcccgaagcccaaaacgatggcccaatcttccccttgggcgcgaaaaccagcgacccaccagcgggcccgctggtttctccgcccaacTACTTCCACACGCGGGTTCATGCTTTCGTCTTGgtgatcgtccaattaaatcttagcttatgtaattgttatcttttcctattttgtttagaatttaggaagcatataaatacttgaAAGGATTGCTTTATTTCCCTCATGCTTTTATTTCCTTGAGGTTTTAATTCTCTTGGAACTCCTCTCTCacgttttttttctctcttttctttttcatgaaccatagtttttctacaaactccattaatgtaattctttgaggtattattgattttcgtttttattttatttattgcttttaattatgttttcattcttagatttgattttcattgttcgtttcatgattgagtagtttcttttctagggtttgggaatccatgtttatattatgaatccttattattattgttgatggtttgattattcattgatatttctagttgattaggtttatattgttaatctttgcaatctgatcaattgtttgattaaatcatgctaataggattttgaatcgaaagatcgaattttagaggcttacctacaactagcaattctgattatgttagcgatcgtactgcatatgttgaattgagagtgttaagacccgaccgtaggattaacttgtgctctagatactctgaatacttgaattgttgatgatgttttgattgattttgaactataaacatggtgaaccattgccctagatcttttaatttttttcctttttattttagtttaaaccttcaatcctaaatttcgtgacatcgTTAGTTTCACCGTActttgaaagctagatttaaatagccatctctctgtggattcgaccctacttaccctactacattgttaggaggaTTCGTTAGGATTCTATTTTTGACAGGTGTACGACAACCTATCACCTACTAATCACAGtcactaatcactaatcactaatcaGTCACTAATCAGTCACTAATCACGAGAAAGTTACTCTAAATAACAAGTTATAGTGAGCGGATTATCGATATGATGTTGCCTTTCTTGCCCACCATCTGTTTGTAAAATTGTCTGAGAGACAAAACGGAGTAAGATTGTGCACCAAAAATGGCTCAAACTTGGAAGAAAACAGCTCTTTTGGTCATAGACATGCAAGTAAGTTCTTCTACCAATTCCCCAATTTTAACTCAACTCTTTTCTTCTTCATTCGAATTCAAATTGGGTTTTGTCTCTTCTTTGAAAATAggtattaaattttgattttgtattatcaTCAACAGAAAGATTTCGTGTTGCCTGGTGCGCCGATGCTGGTAGATGGTGCTGCAGCCATTGTTCCTAATGTCATTAAAGCTGTGGAAGTTGCAAGAGAACGCGGCATGCTTGTTGTTTGGGTATTTATTAACCAAGAAAATTCTGCATTTTGTTTGCAAATTTGATGAGTTTTTTATCCATTGTTGTTGATTTGCAATTGTTAGAGAAAATTCTGCATTTTGTTTGCAAATTTGATGAGTTTTTTATCCATTGTTGTTGATTTGCAATTGTTAGAGAAAGTAGCTATTAAGTGGTAAAACGAAAtcaaattttcttttttcttatttGTTGATGAATTCACCAGTTTTAGTGATTTTCAATTGTTACAGGAAATAGCAAACCAGCAATTAAAGGGTAAAAGAAATTGAATTTTACTCATTTGCTGAGTTCATCATACtatatttgattttgaattgtgGAAGAAGGTAGCATTTAAGGGTTAAACGAAATTTATAACTTTAATTGAGAGTTGAGAATAAGTGATGAAGAAATTAGGACTCTGGGTGATCATATAGTTCTAATTTGATAGTCTGTTCATAATTTTTGactaaattttcatttttgctgGTGAATTGGAAAAAGAAAGGATGATATGTCTGTTACCATTACCTTTAAATACGGTCAAAGATTAGGAACTATATGATTATCTGGGATATAATTTTCAGCTTGAAACCAATGTGTATCTTCAAACTAATACTAATTTGAATGTATTCCAAGCAAAATAACTATACATATAGAGGATGATTTGGAATGTTAAGTATAGCTCCTTATTCTGGTTTCTTGTGAAATTCTTGACCAGAGAGAGCACTATAATGTACTTCAGTATTTATGTTTTACTGCTAGCCTGAATGAATAAGACATCCAGGTTAGTGTTATGTCTTGTTATATTCCAAACTATGCCTTGTTGTACTGTAAATTCCTGCAGACTTTTTGTCACAGCTAGTTTGTTTACGACTTTACAGTCATTGGCCACGTGGGTTTGGCTGAAAGTTGGTGTTTGTTAAAGGTGATCAAAATTCAGTCTGGGCCGGGCTTTAGACACAAAAAGTCATGCCAAACCCAAAAATTTGGTGCGGGTTTCGTGGGCTGAAACGGGCATCGGTTTGGGTTCGGGTTTTGGACTAAAAATGCATATATTTATGCTACACAAACCCGCACTTTTTCGAGACGGGTCGGGTTGGGTCAGCAGGCCGGACTATAGATGATCATGTCTAGGGTTTGTTGATGACTAGAGATAATCAATGAATGATGATGGCTTAATAGTACATGTTCTATTATGGAACATTGGGAAGTGAGTGATCTTCTATTGAAACTATGATAAATCATGGAGCTGAGTTTTGTGGAGCTAATTAGAACTCAATTTCTGTTGGTCAATTGCCCACTCTGTAATCCTTCCATTAACAGGACACACAATTAGTTCAAGTTAGCTAAGGCAATGAATATTCTTGATCCTTTACTCTTTTTGAGGAAGGATTACCGTATTATACTTCTACCAACCTTTCTTAACAAGTATTGTAcgaactatttttttttttaaagattgagctgaatctctctgcaattacaggggtaaggttgcgtacacccgacccccccttaccccgcttcttgcgggagcctctttgaggcaatggggtaatgataatgataatgatgattgaGCTGAACAACCCCTACTTCAATGGATGTGATTTGTGACACAAGAAAGTGTACGTTGGTTTGCAGGTTGTTCGGGAACATGATGCCTTAGGTAGAGATGTTGAACTCTTCAGAAGGCACCTGTATAGTGAAAAAGGGGGACCTACTGTAAAAGGACAAGAAGGTGCTGAACTTGTTGAAGGACTTGAGATACGCAAAGGAGATTATAAGTTGGTTAAGACACGCATGAGTGCGTTCTTTGCTACACACCTTCATTCATTTCTTCTAACTTCTGGAATTGATAGTTTGGTCATTGTTGGTAAGTGAAAATGAAGCTACTGTTGTTTCGAATTTGATTTTCAGCAAATTGTCTTTTTAGAATATACAGTTTTGAAGCTTTTGACCGTATATTCTTATATCCAGGAATTCAAACTCCTAATTGCATTAGGCAGACAGTCTTTGATGCCGTAGCATTGGATTACCCTTCTGTCTCCGTCATTGTTGATGCCACAGCTGCTAAAACTCCTGAAGTTCATGCTggtaagaaaaagaaataattaGTTATCTGATGATGAATCTGATTTTTATTTAGTTGCAAATTTGTAGTTCAGATCATAAGCAGCTTGATATTGTGTTTCATGTATGTtttcttgtttgttttatttcatttttttattcgGAACTCCAGTCTCCTAGCTCTAGAAATTGTCTATTTCTGTGAGCATGTCTCATATGTCTCATATCTACCGACTACGTACCATGTCTCATATGTCTATTTCTGTTAGCATGTTTTATTAGTTTTGGAGAACAAGAAATGAGGGCAAGCATGTCTCATATGTCTCATATCTACCGACTACGTACCATAACCAGTAGAGGATCCAGAAATTATATAGCTAGCGCGGtcactatttaaaaattgatgaaactttaactaaaattatgtatgcttaaaaaagattaatgaaagtttaactaaaattaagtttttttttggcCGAGTGGGGTCTTGACCCCCTCTCCTTATGCACTGCATCCGCCACTGACCATAACTTGCTTTAAGAAAAATTCTGCACTCATTAATTTGAGGGGATCAAGAAAAAAGAAACTATGAGTTTTGTTTTGTGCTTCTGTAGCTAAAATACGTGCATATGAGAACCTCGGTGTTTTATTTCTGGGAAAATTGCCCCTTTTGTTCATGAAAATTATTGGTTTAGAATCTTCAATGTTATAGATGAAATTGCCATGTTATATTGTTATGAATTACTCCAACGGCTCGTTTGGTAGGGGTGATAAATGGTAGTAATgagaatgaatttatattgtatATTTGTGAGATAAGTCATATTTAAATGCTATTGTAATGCCAAATCACCTCAAACATGTCATGTTCTTCATCAATCTTTGTTATCATTCATTATCACTTGAGTGGTGGTATTGGGTGAGAatgaaaatttatgaagaaaacatAAGTTTGGGATGAGATTGCAGTACCACGGACATTATGATGTTACTTTCCTTAGCCAAATTACATTTAGATTATTCTCATTCCTGTCATCTATTAATGGCTACCAAACGGGCCATAGCAACTATGTTTAGACCAATCTCTAAATTTagtaacttaattttttttttctcctctCACGCTTGATAATACGTCATCAGCACTATCTTATCCATTACCATTTTATGTAACGATTGTCTATTACTTGGCTTCTTTACGTCAATACTATCTTATCCATTGCTTAATACAGAAATCCAAAATATATTACTGTAGTTTATTTACTTTGAAAATGCAGAGCAACTTCTCTAAAAATTTGTTCAGAACTTTTGTTGATGATCGATTTAGTCAAATGACCTTGTTGTTAGTTAGTTTCCTGATCATACTTTAATTTGATCATTGAAACCTTTATAGTTTTCCCGAAAACTCCCTCCAAAGAGCTAGATGTCCTTTGTTTATAACAGATCTTATGTAAGAGTGTAAGACGGGTCACTATGGTAAGGAGGACGAAGAGGCGGCTAATCAACAGGGGCACGATATACCattgttttatatatatatatatatatatatatatatatataccattgTTCTTTCTTTGTACCATTGTTTTCATTTTTGATACCATTGAATGTTCAATGTATTTACATAATTGCCATGTTATGTTTTTACTTGTACATAACAGTTATTGATATTTACTTTCTCGTATAGTAAGACGGGCTAAGACCCGCTTTTCTTTGGGGATCCGGGGAATGACATATAGGTAGCTAACTAGCTTTACCATATTTGGTAACCATATTATGGAAATTACTGTCTTTTTGTTTGTTGATGCTTCTCTTTCATTTTTGGAATTTCCTTGTTAATGTTCAACTTTGCAAGGCAATTAGAATGTGTAATCATATTATGATTCCTTGTAAAAGGATTGTTTTTTCTCTTGGAAGTTTTCCGTTAAATATAGCGTGTGACTAACGCGAAATTGTTCTCTTGAATCAGCCAACGTTTTCGACATGAATAATATTGGAGTAGCCACTCCAACCTTAAAAGAATGGTGCAAGGCAAGTGTTTGATACAAGTTTGTGTTTCTTTCTCTTGTGGTAAGCTCTAATGCTCTATTAACATGTTTGCTAGTGCCAAACATTTGTGTTGGATCTATGCTTGCATTGTATATGATTATTAttgataataaaataaattacaaaaGGTCTTACGcgtacaaggtgtacaataaatttattgtacaccaatataacttttactaatttttttgtaactttaatctagttttgattaacttttataatagtaaaaaaaagttgatagaaatggttaaatgattaattttatacatttattagtagttttgaagaaatatgtttggctgaaatgaaaaaatttatcactaaaaaatagataacttttacatatataagcttaacttttaaacattttgggttaacttttactccggtgtacaatatttattgtacaccctttgtaaataaaaatttgtgAATAAACTATCTGAATTACATTTTCGGAgttatttacaaaaaaaattgttaggGTTATTGTCACCTTATTTGGTAATAATAAATACATCAATACACATATGTGGGTGTGGATCTTCAATAATGCCATTCGCATTTACAAAAGAcattatatacttcctccgtttcataaaaTTACAACACTTTTAGTTTTGTCATTATTCATACATCAACTTTGACTATATATTTTTACTAATTTATAAGCAAATGTTATCAAGTAAAATGTCGTTGAATTGATTTCATTATAATACtttcataatattaaatttAAAGATTTTTTGAAAAAGATAATTAGAGATAATTATTGCCAAAGTTGTCCCTTAACGTTTCAGTTAAAGTGTtgtattttgttttaaaatagaggaagtatgcatttcttttttttttcttttttttttgatacaAAGGAAGTATGCATATTTAGGAAACCATTTACActgtatttaaaattaaaatttggagGCCCTGTTCCGTAGTTCACCCCTGCACAGCCCCAGAACCGGCCCTGAAGATCTCGTGGGAGGTGATGATCAAACCCCCCAACCTTGGGTTGCATTTTGTGAGAGTTTGTTCATTGTATTTTGTCACGCATTTGATTTTCATGGTGGATGTACAACAATTATTCTTGCAGGATTATGAGATTTTCTCGCACTTAATCAAAAAGTGTAGTTTTGGTCCCATACCTTTGTTGCTTCCCTTTTCTCCCTAATTTCCTtttaaaaagaagcaaaaacatGCAAACTGTATATTCAACTAAGAATGTATATAGCATAAACCCAGAAAAAAGCTTACTAGTGTGGGCTCGATCTCCTACAAACAACTTAATTCAATAAAAGTCTTTGGATAAGATGATTTTTAAAGTATGTACACTCTTTGTCAACTATATATCACTTTCTAAGTTGCTCAataatgattaaaaaaatgCAGTGTATCTCAAGAGAGTAGGgactttaaattattattattatatgttaAGTTATGTTATTCAGACTCGACTTAAAGtgtatcactacaagaaattgtaccattaatgacgggatttcttCTCGTTGATTAAagaccaataatcgttgattaatgacgggatttttttgtcgcgaacccgtcataaaaggggtctgtgtcattaatggaaaatctcgtcgttaacccgtcataaaatacatttgtgacggttgttctcgtctttgtttggttgttagccccgtcgcaaaaggcttttacgacgggatttttgacccgtcgtaattaggttgtcattaacgATACAAAATCTTATAGTGATGTGTGTCCAAGATAGCTACAGTTAGATCGACACGTATGTCTTATGAAAATTTGCCTAATTTTGATCCAAATGAAGTTTATAAGTGATGTACACTTACATCGGCCCTAGTACttgaggtgaaatgaaaagTCGGAGTAACATGAATGTCTAAGATGGATCTTTGCATTAGTCAAATTAATACATGTATAAGGGCTCCACTATAAGTAAGCTCTTGTTATATCAAACTCTCTTTGGAAAAGACTGAAAAGTGGGTAATATAATCTATGATTGCAATAACCTAAAAAGTAGTATAGTTTGCTACAAAAAAGCTTTGTGATTAACAGCTATGAACCATATGCAAAGCATGTGGGATGTTCTCAAGCCATGAGCTATACACCATTTGTAATGTTACAATAGGATCACTCATGGTGTTTCTCttctagttttccttttttttttaaagtagtaATACATATGAACAAGGAGTGATGTGTTAATGTCTTTTGCTTTGtaattatgaattttagtaagaAAATTGGTTGAGTTGTGGAGTAGATCTCATATCACCCTCGATCTCTAACATGGGTTGGTGTTACAAACTGTATTACACAACCGGTTGTATCTTGTGCGTGGTATAACCAATGTTGTTTCTTGCTCGTCTGAAACTttaaaataagcaaaaaaatagtCTCGGTTGTAATTTTGAAGAGTATAGTGTGCCGGTTGTACCGTACATAATTTGTTAATGTTGTTTTGATACTTCCTCAATCTATGATGTATCGAGACTTTCTCTTACTTATTGTATGAGTTGTCGTacatgattttataaaatctgAATCACGTATGAGGGCTGGCAATCCCTGACCCGACCTGATAACCCGACCTGA encodes:
- the LOC110779597 gene encoding probable inactive nicotinamidase At3g16190 yields the protein MAQTWKKTALLVIDMQKDFVLPGAPMLVDGAAAIVPNVIKAVEVARERGMLVVWVVREHDALGRDVELFRRHLYSEKGGPTVKGQEGAELVEGLEIRKGDYKLVKTRMSAFFATHLHSFLLTSGIDSLVIVGIQTPNCIRQTVFDAVALDYPSVSVIVDATAAKTPEVHAANVFDMNNIGVATPTLKEWCKASV